One Betta splendens chromosome 8, fBetSpl5.4, whole genome shotgun sequence DNA segment encodes these proteins:
- the LOC114860740 gene encoding G protein-activated inward rectifier potassium channel 1-like isoform X1, with protein MAALRRKFGEDYQVVNTNRATTFSAPVKKKRQRFVEKNGRCNVQHGNLGGETSRYLSDLFTTLVDLKWRWNLLIFILTYTIAWLVMASMWWIIAYIRGDLNHGHDPSYTPCVANVYNFPSAFLFFIETEATIGYGHRYITEKCPEGIILFLFQSLLGSIVDAFLIGCMFIKMSQPKKRAETLMFSQDAVISQRDGKLCLMFRVGNLRNSHMVSAQIRCKLIKSRQTPEGEFLPLDQCELDVGFGTGADQLFLVSPLTICHEINPKSPFFDLSQRSLANEQFEIVVILEGIVETTGMTCQARTSYTEDEVLWGHRFLPVMSLEEGFFRVDYSQFHSTFEVPTPPYSVKEHEEKNSLPSPQSTPTPALTEGHGARRNRVFSVDCINIPEERGRQAGGGRLPSKLQRMSSSGKEDLQRKVLLLSSQHSEKACSTGDLPLKLQRLSSSAGPESDNRLQLNSLKVGFEPMTQSTGDLYQHSLQPALSPAPGPMHSPLLSAAGRPEDNLPAKLRKMNR; from the exons ATGGCGGCACTTCGCAGGAAATTTGGCGAAGACTACCAGGTGGTGAACACCAACCGGGCGACCACTTTTTCTGCGCCGGTCAAGAAGAAGCGCCAGCGGTTCGTGGAGAAGAACGGCCGTTGTAATGTGCAGCACGGGAACCTCGGCGGAGAGACGAGCCGGTACCTGTCGGACCTCTTCACCACTTTGGTGGACCTGAAGTGGCGATGGAACCTGCTCATATTCATCCTGACTTACACCATCGCCTGGTTGGTGATGGCTTCCATGTGGTGGATCATCGCTTACATCCGGGGGGACCTCAATCACGGCCACGACCCGTCTTACACCCCGTGCGTGGCCAATGTTTACAACTTCCCGtcggcttttctttttttcatcgAGACCGAGGCCACCATCGGCTACGGCCACCGCTACATCACGGAGAAGTGCCCGGAGGGCATCATCCTCTTCTTATTCCAGTCGCTGCTGGGCTCCATAGTGGACGCCTTCCTCATCGGCTGCATGTTCATCAAAATGTCCCAACCGAAAAAACGCGCGGAGACGCTCATGTTCAGCCAGGACGCAGTGATTTCTCAGCGAGACGGGAAACTGTGCCTCATGTTCCGCGTGGGCAACCTGCGGAACAGCCACATGGTGTCTGCGCAGATCAGGTGCAAACTGATCAAG TCTCGCCAGACGCCGGAGGGCGAGTTCCTGCCGCTGGACCAGTGCGAGCTGGACGTGGGCTTCGGGACGGGCGCCGACCAGCTCTTCCTGGTGTCCCCGCTCACCATCTGCCACGAGATCAACCCCAAGAGCCCGTTCTTCGACCTCTCCCAGCGCTCGCTCGCCAACGAACAGTTCGAGATCGTGGTGATACTGGAGGGCATCGTGGAGACCACCG GAATGACGTGCCAGGCTCGGACCTCCTACACGGAGGACGAGGTTCTGTGGGGCCACCGCTTCCTGCCGGTCATGTCCCTGGAGGAGGGCTTCTTCAGGGTCGACTACTCCCAGTTCCACAGCACCTTCGAGGTCCCGACGCCGCCGTACAGCGTCaaggagcacgaggagaagaACTCCCTGCCCTCCCCTCagtccacccccacccccgcgcTGACCGAAGGCCACGGCGCCCGGCGCAACCGCGTCTTCTCCGTGGACTGCATCAACATCCCGGAGGAGCGGGGCCGCCAGGCGGGGGGCGGCCGGCTGCCCAGCAAGCTGCAGAGGATGAGCTCGTCCGGGAAGGAGGACCTCCAGAGGaaggtgctgctgctcagctcgcAGCACTCGGAGAAGGCCTGCAGCACCGGGGACCTGCcgctgaagctgcagcgcctCAGCTCGTCCGCGGGCCCCGAGTCCGACAACCGGCTGCAGCTCAACTCCCTCAaggtgggatttgaacccatgACTCAGTCGACGGGGGACCTGTACCAGCACAGCCTGCAGCCCGCGCTGTCCCCGGCGCCGGGCCCCATGCACAGCCCGCTGCTGTCCGCCGCGGGGAGGCCGGAGGACAACCTGCCCGCCAAACTGCGGAAGATGAACCGCTGA
- the znf281a gene encoding zinc finger protein 281: protein MNIIQDKLGNEFLRSSGTMEPNFGSSMIMFSHLPPVTSFTRLTAHSVMQELPAPEMILKKERDSPDCSMAAQGCGLGSAGVGDYVHAMGIKQEKLSEHDYRLPLYPGGLSKSTELLEVTVGNQQSLLVHDVNMGNLPSQLGKEPTGRKGRRSNGDGQEGKPRKKRSEAKQSMMLEADGGSLSPGNKPHICDHCTASFRSSYHLRRHVLIHTGERPFRCSQCNMSFIQKYLLQRHEKIHSGEKPFSCDQCNMRFIQKYHMERHKRTHSGEKPYRCETCQQFFSRTDRLLKHKRTCGEAIKKGLDPGMMDLGCVGMEHGSYIITQGNAGSTGKKRGKSKNSGEAGEQKKKKGDGGAARVPNVHGAVSGGYSIHEYSIENQTVSSSTDPGPSMQQGHHGRAPKMAFKKASRKSLDKASVEQEKTGPMEQMDGLGLMQGNRAKVSTSSNYDDAMQFVKKRRYLHAANNVNSSASAAPGGVGGDYDVGVHLSSQPSIIQGVVSGVMDSDATLTLEKVGISDEVLQSLLDHYTQKPDGLHHDVHFDIGDQHVELSVASAEGANVGHSADAPSPSGDKTGMMHEYSRFLLQTLERTSQSVVFPLGPGHPASGPFTTSPLGTPLYADKNIYTTSPLECGFGQSVASSVPKSHFAMLTGSSPQHSFHMSSLEPPPHQQLTPSQELSNQMEKPHSSTPPSSYQISPSDLSSQKEPLPVKNGTAVYSLAPSQDLVSLDSSKPSYQIQTFAQAFGSQFKADGRGLSYGTDSSREVDHRIRTPVSEFSGFSSLLSDVNEPVSTGSKTPTSQSYR, encoded by the exons ATGAACATCATTCAAGACAAACTAGGCAATGAGTTCCTGCGCTCCAGTGGGACAATGGAGCCCAATTTCGGCTCTAGCATGATAATGTTCAGCCATCTCCCGCCGGTGACCAGCTTCACCCGCTTGACCGCCCACTCCGTCATGCAGGAGCTTCCAGCGCCGGAGATGATCCTGAAGAAGGAGCGCGACTCGCCCGACTGCAGCATGGCCGCTCAGGGGTGCGGCCTGGGCTCCGCCGGAGTGGGAGACTACGTTCATGCAATGGGCATCAAGCAGGAGAAGCTGTCGGAGCACGATTATCGCCTGCCGCTCTATCCCGGAGGGCTGAGCAAGAgcacggagctgctggaggtgacgGTCGGTAACCAGCAGAGTCTGCTGGTGCATGATGTCAATATGGGAAAC CTGCCGAGTCAGTTAGGAAAGGAGCCCACTGGGAGAAAAGGTCGAAGGTCAAATGGTGATGGACAGGAGGGTAAACCGAGAAAGAAGAGAAGCGAGGCAAAG CAATCAATGATGCTGGAGGCAGACGGAGGCAGCCTGTCGCCGGGAAACAAGCCTCACATCTGTGATCACTGCACTGCATCCTTCAGAAGCTCCTATCACCTTCGTAGACACGTCCTCATTCACACAG GTGAGAGGCCCTTCAGATGCAGTCAGTGCAACATGAGTTTCATTCAGAAGTACCTTCTCCAGCGGCATGAGAAAATCCACAGTG gaGAGAAgccattcagctgtgaccagtGTAACATGCGTTTCATTCAGAAGTATCACATGGAGAGACACAAGAGGACACACAGCGGAGAGAAGCCGTACAGATGTGAAACCTGCCAACAG ttcttCTCCAGGACAGACCGGCTGCTTAAGCACAAGCGAACCTGCGGAGAAGCCATAAAGAAGGGGCTCGATCCCGGGATGATGGACTTGGGTTGTGTTGGCATGGAACATGGCAGCTACATAATCACTCAGGGAAATGCTGGGAGCACGGGGAAAAAGAGGGGGAAGTCCAAAAATTCAGGAGAGGCAGGGgaacagaaaaagaagaaggggGACGGTGGGGCGGCGCGGGTACCCAACGTTCATGGTGCCGTGTCTGGAGGGTACAGCATCCATGAATACTCTATAGAGAACCAAACAGTGTCTTCCTCTACTGATCCAGGACCCAGCATGCAACAGGGCCACCACGGGAGAGCTCCCAAGATGGCGTTCAAGAAAGCCAGCCGAAAGAGCCTGGACAAAGCcagtgtggaacaggaaaagaCAGGCCCAATGGAGCAGATGGATGGACTTGGCCTCATGCAGGGAAATCGGGCCAAggtcagcaccagcagcaactACGACGACGCCATGCAGTTCGTCAAGAAGAGACGCTACCTTCATGCGGCGAACAACGTCAACTCGTCGGCGTCTGCAGCGCCGGGCGGCGTCGGCGGCGATTACGACGTGGGCGTGCACTTGTCTTCCCAGCCGTCCATCATCCAGGGCGTCGTTTCTGGCGTGATGGACAGCGATGCAACTCTGACCCTGGAGAAGGTGGGGATCTCCGACGAGGTGCTTCAGAGCCTCCTTGACCACTACACCCAGAAGCCCGACGGCCTGCACCACGACGTTCACTTTGACATCGGCGACCAGCACGTGGAGCTGAGCGTGGCCTCGGCCGAAGGCGCCAACGTCGGCCACAGCGCGGACGCTCCCAGCCCGTCAGGGGACAAGACCGGCATGATGCACGAGTACtcccgcttcctgctgcagacttTGGAGCGCACCAGCCAAAGCGTGGTCTTTCCTCTGGGCCCCGGGCATCCAGCCTCAGGACCGTTCACCACCTCCCCCCTAGGAACCCCCCTCTATGCTGACAAGAACATCTACACTACGTCCCCGCTGGAGTGCGGGTTCGGCCAGTCGGTGGCCTCCTCTGTGCCAAAGTCTCACTTTGCGATGCTCACGGGTTCCTCTCCGCAGCACAGCTTCCACATGAGCAGCCTGGAGCCCCCCCCACACCAGCAGCTCACGCCGTCTCAGGAGCTCAGCAACCAGATGGAGAAGCCTCACTCCTCGACGCCACCGTCTTCCTACCAGATCAGTCCGTCTGACCTGAGCAGCCAGAAGGAGCCGCTGCCGGTCAAAAACGGCACAGCGGTCTACTCCCTGGCCCCCTCACAGGATCTGGTCTCTCTGGACTCCTCCAAGCCTTCCTACCAGATCCAAACCTTTGCCCAGGCCTTTGGCTCCCAGTTTAAGGCGGACGGCCGCGGCTTGTCGTACGGCACTGACTCTAGCAGGGAGGTGGATCACAGGATACGGACGCCTGTGTCTGAATTCTCAGGGTTTAGTAGTTTGTTGTCTGATGTCAATGAGCCAGTTAGTACAGGTTCCAAAACTCCAACAAGCCAAAGCTACAGATga
- the LOC114860740 gene encoding G protein-activated inward rectifier potassium channel 1-like isoform X2, giving the protein MAALRRKFGEDYQVVNTNRATTFSAPVKKKRQRFVEKNGRCNVQHGNLGGETSRYLSDLFTTLVDLKWRWNLLIFILTYTIAWLVMASMWWIIAYIRGDLNHGHDPSYTPCVANVYNFPSAFLFFIETEATIGYGHRYITEKCPEGIILFLFQSLLGSIVDAFLIGCMFIKMSQPKKRAETLMFSQDAVISQRDGKLCLMFRVGNLRNSHMVSAQIRCKLIKSRQTPEGEFLPLDQCELDVGFGTGADQLFLVSPLTICHEINPKSPFFDLSQRSLANEQFEIVVILEGIVETTEGGGRQHTTMQI; this is encoded by the exons ATGGCGGCACTTCGCAGGAAATTTGGCGAAGACTACCAGGTGGTGAACACCAACCGGGCGACCACTTTTTCTGCGCCGGTCAAGAAGAAGCGCCAGCGGTTCGTGGAGAAGAACGGCCGTTGTAATGTGCAGCACGGGAACCTCGGCGGAGAGACGAGCCGGTACCTGTCGGACCTCTTCACCACTTTGGTGGACCTGAAGTGGCGATGGAACCTGCTCATATTCATCCTGACTTACACCATCGCCTGGTTGGTGATGGCTTCCATGTGGTGGATCATCGCTTACATCCGGGGGGACCTCAATCACGGCCACGACCCGTCTTACACCCCGTGCGTGGCCAATGTTTACAACTTCCCGtcggcttttctttttttcatcgAGACCGAGGCCACCATCGGCTACGGCCACCGCTACATCACGGAGAAGTGCCCGGAGGGCATCATCCTCTTCTTATTCCAGTCGCTGCTGGGCTCCATAGTGGACGCCTTCCTCATCGGCTGCATGTTCATCAAAATGTCCCAACCGAAAAAACGCGCGGAGACGCTCATGTTCAGCCAGGACGCAGTGATTTCTCAGCGAGACGGGAAACTGTGCCTCATGTTCCGCGTGGGCAACCTGCGGAACAGCCACATGGTGTCTGCGCAGATCAGGTGCAAACTGATCAAG TCTCGCCAGACGCCGGAGGGCGAGTTCCTGCCGCTGGACCAGTGCGAGCTGGACGTGGGCTTCGGGACGGGCGCCGACCAGCTCTTCCTGGTGTCCCCGCTCACCATCTGCCACGAGATCAACCCCAAGAGCCCGTTCTTCGACCTCTCCCAGCGCTCGCTCGCCAACGAACAGTTCGAGATCGTGGTGATACTGGAGGGCATCGTGGAGACCACCG aaggtggaggaagacAACACACGACAATGCAAATATGA